A stretch of DNA from Candidatus Bathyarchaeota archaeon:
AGCCAGCATTGAAGAACAAACCGCAGCAACCGAAGAAGTAGCAGTAGCAGCAACCAAAGTTCAGGAAGAAGTAACCAGAATCATGGAACTTGCTAAAAAGATTGAATCTGAAGTCAAGATGTTCAAAGACATGTGGCAGTAGGGGCATCAAGCATGGCAGTAACTAATGGAATACAAATCGTCAACTTTACGGTTGGAGACGTAAACTACGGCGCACCCGTGGAGCAAGTCAGGGAAGTTCGAGATGTGCAAGCTGTAACTCCGGTTCCCGGAGCCCCCAGCTACGTTGAAGGCGTAACTAACCTTCGAGGACAAATCATAACAGTAATGGACCTTCGCAAACGCTTGAACCTAGAAGGCAAAGAAAGTAGCGGTGAAAAAATTATTGTCATCGAGATGGGAAAAACTGCAGTGGGCATTGTAGTTGATTCTGTAACAGAGGTTTCAACAATCGCTGAAGCAGACATTGAAAGGGGCATTCAGGTAACAAAAAAACTGGAAGAATATGTGGTTGGCGTTGGAAAACAAAAAGAAAAACTGGTAGTCATTCTGGATTTGGCCAAAATAATCAGTGACAGCAAAGAAGAAGCGGATGAGCAAGAAACTTCCGCGCGCAATAAGGAACCTGCAGCAAAAATCGTTCCAATTGCTTAACTAAATAACAAACGTGATTAGCCAATAATTGAACAAAAATTTTTGTTCCTTTCCCCTTTTTAGGCATAACTCAAATTTGATGGTGATTTTGTGGGGAATACATTTTGAAAGTTTTAGTCGTTGATGACTCTGCGTTTATGCGAAAGGTTATCACTAAAATTGTTGACTCAGACCCTGATTTAACTGTTGTTGGATCTGCTTTTGATGGACTTAATGCCTTAAAAAAAATCAAAGAATTGGACCCCGACGTAATCACGTTAGACGTTAACATGCCGCGGATGGACGGTTTAACTACATTAAAAGAGATAATGAAAACAAATCCCAAGCCAGTGGTAATGGTTAGTGCAACCACCAAAGAAGGGGCAGAAACAACTTTCAAAGCACTTAGGCTAGGAGCTGTAGATTATATCCAAAAACCTTCAGGACAAATCTCGTTGGATATAGAAAAAGTAAGAAATGAACTTGTAGAAAAAATCAAAACTGCTGCAGAAGCAAACCTTGTTACTCATGAACACGAAACTTATTCACCAATTAAAATTAAACAAGAAATCGCAGAAAAAATCATTACTATTGGGGCTTCAACTGGAGGACCTCCCGCAGTAGAAGAAGTTTTGGTTCATCTACCAGAAAACAGTCCCCCTATACTGATTGTTCAGCACATGCCAAAGGGTTTCACTAAGTTGTTTGCAGAAAGGTTAGACAAGCTTTGCAGTTTCCAAGTAAAAGAGGCAGAAAAAGGAGATAAAATTGAACACGGACTAACCCTTATTGCCCCTGCAGGTCAACACATGACAGTTTCAGGCAACGGAAGGATAAAACTAGACAAAGGACCCAACATCCATGGAGTCCGGCCAGCAGTTGACCCCATGATGAAAACAGCAGCCCGAGTTTTTCAAGACCAAGTGATCGGAGTAATCCTAACCGGAATGGGACGGGACGGCTCTTGGGGCATGAAAGCCATCAAAGAAAAGGGCGGAAAAACAATAGCCCAAAACAAAAAGACATGCACTGTATATGGCATGCCCAAAATAGCCATAGAAGAAGGAAATGTTGACAAAATCCTTCCAATAACTAAAATCCCACAACAAATTATAAAATGGTGCTAAAGTTCCCTTTAAAAAACCAGCAACCCAAGCACGATTAAACCAAAATAGTTAGATGATTTAGCATATTAGTGTTTTAACATTAGTTCTATATTGAAAAGTTTTTTTCTAAAAAACTAAGGAATAATAAAAATTGTTCCGAATTATGTGACCAAAAAAGGGATTTTTTGGTTGACCTATGTTTTGGAGGTTGAAGTTTACTGCTATAGTATGCTAGGTATTAGGGATTGTAGTCCTAATAGCGCTGAAATGATTACGGATCCGATTGCTGTTCCGGCAAGAACCATTATGTTTTGTGGAGTGAGGGGTAGAAATGAGTTAGATGGTGTTTCTTGTTCTTTGGCTATGATTTCGTATTCTATGATTTGTTCAGTAGTAGCGTTTACTTGAACAGTTGCAATTTTTTTGCTTAATGCTACTTCTACAACATAGATTTCCTCTTCCTCTTCCAGGGAGGCTTTAACTGGCTTGAGCATCTGCTTGTTTCCTAATCGTTTCAAAAAATCAGTAGCAATTGTGGTTACTTGTTCAGCGTTAAGAAGTTTAGTTTCCTCTTCTTCCTCTTCGGCTTCTGCCTCGTCGTAAGTTTCTTCTGGTGCAGACATAATGCTCCTATGCTCCAATCAAATATTCGATAAAAAAGACATAAAAAAAAGCGTGTGTAACATATTGAACTGACATAAAAAATGCAAAAGTATATGTTAAAAGGCATATTATCAGTTAAATCCAGTAATTGAATAAATCAATATTTTAGGTAGTTAGCCCATATTCATAACCATTTTTACTCTCAATTACTAACTTGCTATCAGAAATTGAGGTAACTCAACAAAAAACAGTGAGGAATAGTCGTGGGTGGGTGGTCGACTAAAGGATTGTTTTTATTCACAATCATACTAGTTTGGACAGTGACAAGTATCATTACAATACCTTGCACTGTGTGTGCAGCACCCAATGTTCCTTATCCATTGGGTAAATGGGATTACATTAGTAAACCTGTTCTTCCTGTTTATATCAATGCATCCGAGATTGAAATTGGAGAATACAAAACTTTTGTGTATCCCCTAGAAGAGGGAAAAATGTACCGAGTTTACTGCTATGGTGAGTGGATAGACTACGCCCCAGAAACCAACAAAACAGACTACGACCTTTTCGTTTATAATCCTTCAGGAAAATTAGAGTCTTACCACACTGAAGCTGCGGGATTGCCTGAACACTTGGGAACGACAGTTGATCACCCATTTTTTATTCCAGAAAAAACGGGAGATTACAGTTTCCAAATTAAAAACGACGCCAGAGAAAGCAACGGTGCCCAAGCAGCCACTTTGATGATAATTGAACACATTAAAACAGACCAATGGTACGAGCTGGACATGGAAGGAAAAGTAAACGACAATCCCGTTCTAAAAACTTCGTGGGGATACGAATTCACCACAAACGCTAGCCAAATAGAGGTTATTGTTCAAGTTCCCGACAGTCTGGACATGTACGAAGCCCGATTGTATGTTATGGCAAATCCATCTGCAGGAGCAGGCACAGTTTTAAACGGTTTACCATTACCAATAGAACAGGGACTATATGGAAAACTTTCAGGAATTTATGGCGGATACAACGTTAACAGCAAAGGAGTAAGAATCAAAGATGCCATGGCAAGCTGCGAATATCCAGGACAAGACATGCTAATCAACTTCACAGCCCCAAGTCAAGGAGACATATTATATCACCTTGCACTAATAGCTGAATATGGAAACGGCAAAATCAAATTCATGGTTAAAACAGATTTTGACCAACCAGAACTAACAATAATTGACAATGTGGAAAAAGCAGAACCCAACATAGGAACAGACATAAACGTGCTCATAGAAGAACAATTCAACTTAGAATCTGTAACAATGAATTACACAAAAGATAACGGGGAAAAATACTCGAGCATCGAGATGGAAACAGAACAAAACCAAATATTCACTGCAACAATTCCAGGACAACCTGCGGGAACCTTAATCGAATACACGGTTGAGGCAAAAGACGTAGGCGGGAACATTGGACAAATCAGTGGCAGTTACTGGGTGAAAAATTCTGAAAACATAACTTTGGATGTTTCAAGCAAAGTTGTGGAATATGGAAACTCAATCACAGTAATAGGTTCAACCCGAGCTGGAAAAGGAAATGTTACATTATACTATCAACTGGAAAGTGACTTTTTAGCAACCACAATATCCAACAAGACAACAGAAGACACAACACAAAATG
This window harbors:
- a CDS encoding chemotaxis protein CheW yields the protein MAVTNGIQIVNFTVGDVNYGAPVEQVREVRDVQAVTPVPGAPSYVEGVTNLRGQIITVMDLRKRLNLEGKESSGEKIIVIEMGKTAVGIVVDSVTEVSTIAEADIERGIQVTKKLEEYVVGVGKQKEKLVVILDLAKIISDSKEEADEQETSARNKEPAAKIVPIA
- a CDS encoding chemotaxis response regulator protein-glutamate methylesterase, with protein sequence MRKVITKIVDSDPDLTVVGSAFDGLNALKKIKELDPDVITLDVNMPRMDGLTTLKEIMKTNPKPVVMVSATTKEGAETTFKALRLGAVDYIQKPSGQISLDIEKVRNELVEKIKTAAEANLVTHEHETYSPIKIKQEIAEKIITIGASTGGPPAVEEVLVHLPENSPPILIVQHMPKGFTKLFAERLDKLCSFQVKEAEKGDKIEHGLTLIAPAGQHMTVSGNGRIKLDKGPNIHGVRPAVDPMMKTAARVFQDQVIGVILTGMGRDGSWGMKAIKEKGGKTIAQNKKTCTVYGMPKIAIEEGNVDKILPITKIPQQIIKWC